Proteins from a single region of Streptococcus oralis:
- the mvk gene encoding mevalonate kinase, producing the protein MTKKVGVGQAHSKIILIGEHAVVYGYPAISLPLLEVEVTCKVVPAASPWRLYEEDTLSMAVYASLEYLDIKEACIRCVIDSAIPEKRGMGSSAAISIAAIRAVFDYYQADLPHDVLEILVNRAEMIAHMNPSGLDAKTCLSDRPIRFIKNVGFTELEMDLSAYLVIADTGVYGHTREAIQVVQTKGKDALPFLHALGELTQQAEDAIRRKDAEKLGQILSQAHLHLKEIGVSSPEGDSLVETALSHGALGAKMSGGGLGGCIIALATNLTHAQELTKRLEEKGAVQTWIESL; encoded by the coding sequence ATGACAAAAAAAGTTGGTGTCGGTCAGGCACATAGTAAGATTATTTTAATAGGAGAGCATGCGGTAGTCTACGGCTATCCAGCTATTTCTCTGCCTCTTTTGGAGGTGGAGGTGACATGTAAGGTTGTCCCTGCAGCTAGTCCTTGGCGTCTGTATGAGGAGGATACCTTGTCCATGGCAGTGTATGCCTCGCTGGAGTATTTGGATATCAAAGAAGCTTGTATTCGATGTGTGATTGACTCGGCTATCCCTGAAAAACGGGGAATGGGTTCGTCAGCGGCTATCAGCATAGCGGCCATACGTGCGGTATTTGACTACTATCAAGCCGATCTGCCTCATGATGTACTAGAAATCTTGGTCAATCGGGCTGAAATGATTGCCCATATGAATCCAAGTGGTTTGGATGCCAAGACCTGTCTCAGTGATCGACCTATTCGCTTTATTAAAAACGTTGGATTTACAGAGCTTGAGATGGATCTATCTGCCTATTTGGTGATTGCTGACACGGGCGTGTATGGTCACACTCGTGAAGCTATCCAAGTGGTTCAAACTAAGGGTAAGGATGCTCTGCCGTTTTTGCATGCCTTGGGAGAATTGACCCAGCAGGCAGAAGATGCGATTAGACGAAAAGATGCTGAAAAACTGGGACAAATCCTCAGTCAAGCGCATTTACATTTAAAAGAAATTGGTGTCAGCAGCCCTGAGGGAGACTCCCTCGTTGAAACGGCTCTTAGCCATGGTGCTCTAGGTGCCAAGATGAGTGGTGGTGGGCTAGGAGGCTGTATCATAGCCTTGGCAACCAATTTGACACACGCTCAAGAACTAACAAAACGATTAGAAGAGAAAGGAGCTGTTCAGACATGGATCGAGAGCCTGTAA
- the cbpF gene encoding choline-binding protein CbpF, which yields MKKIKIMMQVLLAVFFFALLATSTVLADDDSEGWQFVQENGRTYYKKGDLKETYWRVIDGKYYYFDPLSGEMVVGWQYIPAPHKGVTIGSSLRQDIAFRPDWFYFGQDGVLQEFVGKQVLEAKTATNINKHHGEQYDSPAEKRVYYFEDQRSYHTLKTGWISDEGHWYYLQEDGSFDARIDSLTVGELVRGWANDNSTWYYLDPTTAIMQTGWQQLGNKWYYLRSSGAMATGWYQEGSTWYYLDEPNGDMKTGWQYLGNKWYYLRSSGAMATGWYQEGSTWYYLNANNGDMKTGWFQANGKWYYAYSSGALAVNTTVEGYSVNYNGEWVQ from the coding sequence ATGAAAAAAATTAAAATAATGATGCAAGTTTTACTCGCAGTCTTTTTCTTTGCTTTGCTAGCGACAAGCACCGTATTGGCGGATGATGATTCAGAAGGCTGGCAATTTGTCCAAGAAAATGGTAGAACCTACTACAAGAAGGGGGACCTCAAAGAAACCTACTGGCGAGTGATTGATGGGAAGTACTATTATTTTGATCCTTTATCTGGAGAGATGGTTGTCGGCTGGCAATATATACCTGCTCCACACAAAGGGGTTACGATTGGTTCTTCTCTAAGGCAAGATATTGCTTTTAGACCAGATTGGTTTTACTTTGGTCAAGATGGGGTATTACAAGAGTTTGTTGGCAAGCAAGTTTTAGAGGCAAAAACTGCTACAAATATCAACAAACATCATGGGGAACAATATGATAGTCCAGCAGAGAAACGAGTCTATTATTTTGAAGATCAACGTAGTTATCATACCTTAAAAACTGGTTGGATTTCTGACGAAGGGCATTGGTATTATTTACAGGAGGATGGTAGCTTCGATGCTCGTATCGACAGTTTAACGGTTGGGGAGCTAGTGCGTGGCTGGGCCAATGATAACTCAACTTGGTACTATCTAGATCCAACAACTGCTATTATGCAAACTGGTTGGCAACAACTTGGCAACAAGTGGTACTACCTCCGTTCATCAGGAGCCATGGCAACTGGCTGGTATCAAGAAGGCTCAACTTGGTATTATTTAGATGAACCAAATGGCGATATGAAAACGGGCTGGCAATACCTTGGGAACAAGTGGTACTACCTCCGTTCATCAGGAGCTATGGCAACTGGTTGGTATCAGGAAGGTTCGACTTGGTATTATCTAAACGCAAATAATGGTGATATGAAGACGGGTTGGTTCCAAGCCAATGGTAAATGGTACTATGCTTATAGTTCAGGTGCTTTAGCAGTGAATACGACCGTAGAAGGCTATTCTGTCAACTATAATGGCGAATGGGTTCAATAA
- a CDS encoding DNA-binding response regulator produces the protein MGKRILLLEKERNLAHFLSLELQKEQYRVDLVEEGQKALSMALQTDYDLILLNARLGDMTAQDFAERLSRTKPASVIMVLDHLEELQDQIETIQRFAVSYIYKPVIIDQLVARISAIFRGRDFIDQHCSQMKVPTSYRNLRMDVEHHTVYRGEEMIALTRREYDLLATLMGSKKVLTREQLLESVWKYESATETNIVDVYIRYLRSKLDVKGQKSYIKTVRGVGYTMQE, from the coding sequence ATGGGGAAACGGATTTTATTACTTGAGAAAGAACGAAATCTCGCTCATTTTCTCAGTCTGGAACTCCAAAAAGAGCAATACCGTGTTGATCTGGTCGAGGAGGGGCAAAAAGCCCTCTCCATGGCTCTCCAGACAGATTATGACTTGATTTTACTGAATGCTCGTCTGGGGGATATGACGGCCCAGGATTTTGCAGAGAGGCTGAGTCGGACAAAACCAGCCTCAGTGATCATGGTCTTGGACCATCTCGAAGAATTGCAAGACCAGATTGAGACAATCCAGCGCTTCGCCGTTTCTTACATCTATAAGCCAGTGATTATTGATCAGCTGGTGGCTCGTATTTCAGCGATTTTCCGAGGTCGGGACTTTATCGACCAACACTGTAGCCAGATGAAGGTCCCAACGTCTTACCGCAATTTACGTATGGATGTAGAACATCATACCGTTTATCGTGGCGAGGAGATGATTGCTCTGACGCGCCGTGAGTATGACCTTTTGGCCACTCTCATGGGAAGCAAGAAGGTCTTGACTCGTGAGCAGTTATTGGAAAGTGTTTGGAAGTACGAAAGTGCGACAGAAACCAATATTGTGGATGTTTATATCCGTTATCTACGTAGCAAGCTTGATGTAAAAGGTCAAAAAAGCTACATTAAAACCGTGCGTGGTGTTGGGTACACCATGCAAGAATAG
- the gndA gene encoding NADP-dependent phosphogluconate dehydrogenase encodes MTKANFGVVGMAVMGRNLALNIESRGYTVAIYNRSKEKTEDVIACHPEKNFVPSYDVESFVNSIEKPRRIMLMVQAGPGTDATIQALLPHLDKGDILIDGGNTFYKDTIRRNEELANSGINFIGTGVSGGEKGALEGPSIMPGGQKEAYELVADVLEEISAKAPEDGKPCVTYIGPDGAGHYVKMVHNGIEYGDMQLIAESYDLMQHLLGLSAEDMAEIFTEWNKGELDSYLIEITADILSRKDDEGQDGPIVDYILDAAGNKGTGKWTSQSALDLGVPLSLITESVFARYISTYKEERVHASKVLPKPAAFKFEGDKAELIEKIRQALYFSKIISYAQGFAQLRVASKENNWNLPFADIASIWRDGCIIRSRFLQKITDAYNRDADLANLLLDEYFLDVTAKYQQAVRDIVALAVQAGVPVPTFSAAITYFDSYRSANLPANLIQAQRDYFGAHTYQRKDKEGIFHYSWYDEK; translated from the coding sequence ATGACAAAAGCTAACTTTGGTGTCGTTGGTATGGCCGTAATGGGTCGTAACCTTGCCCTAAATATCGAATCTCGTGGTTATACAGTTGCCATTTACAACCGTAGTAAAGAAAAAACAGAAGACGTAATTGCCTGCCATCCTGAAAAGAACTTTGTGCCAAGCTATGACGTGGAAAGCTTTGTAAACTCAATCGAAAAACCTCGTCGTATCATGCTCATGGTTCAAGCTGGACCTGGTACAGACGCAACTATCCAAGCCCTTCTTCCACACCTTGATAAGGGTGATATCTTGATTGACGGAGGAAACACTTTCTACAAAGATACCATCCGTCGTAATGAAGAATTGGCAAACTCAGGGATCAACTTTATCGGTACAGGGGTTTCCGGTGGTGAAAAAGGTGCCCTTGAAGGTCCTTCTATCATGCCTGGTGGACAAAAAGAAGCCTACGAATTGGTTGCTGATGTTCTCGAAGAAATCTCAGCTAAAGCACCAGAAGATGGCAAACCATGTGTGACTTACATCGGTCCTGATGGAGCTGGTCACTATGTAAAAATGGTCCACAACGGTATCGAGTATGGTGATATGCAATTAATCGCAGAAAGCTATGACTTGATGCAACACTTGCTTGGCCTTTCTGCAGAAGACATGGCTGAAATCTTTACTGAGTGGAACAAGGGTGAATTGGACAGCTACTTGATCGAAATCACAGCTGATATCTTGAGCCGTAAAGATGATGAAGGTCAAGATGGACCAATCGTAGATTACATCCTCGATGCTGCAGGAAACAAAGGAACGGGTAAATGGACTAGCCAATCAGCTCTTGACCTTGGTGTGCCATTGTCACTCATCACTGAGTCAGTATTTGCTCGCTACATCTCTACATACAAAGAAGAGCGTGTGCATGCTAGCAAGGTCCTTCCAAAGCCAGCTGCCTTCAAATTTGAAGGTGACAAGGCTGAGTTGATTGAAAAGATCCGTCAAGCCCTTTACTTCTCAAAAATCATTTCATACGCACAAGGTTTTGCCCAATTGCGTGTGGCTTCTAAAGAAAATAACTGGAACTTGCCATTTGCGGATATCGCATCTATCTGGCGTGATGGCTGTATCATCCGTTCTCGTTTCTTGCAAAAGATTACAGATGCCTATAACCGTGATGCAGACCTTGCAAACCTTCTCTTGGATGAGTACTTCTTGGATGTCACTGCCAAGTACCAACAAGCAGTGCGTGATATCGTAGCTCTTGCTGTTCAAGCTGGTGTACCAGTGCCAACCTTCTCAGCTGCCATCACTTACTTTGACAGCTACCGTTCAGCTAACCTTCCAGCTAACTTGATTCAAGCGCAACGTGACTACTTTGGTGCCCACACTTACCAACGTAAAGACAAAGAAGGAATCTTCCACTACTCTTGGTATGACGAAAAATAA
- the mapZ gene encoding cell division site-positioning protein MapZ, translating into MSKKRRDRHKKGHQEPQFDFDEAKDLTVGQVIRKNEEVEAGVLPEDNILDKYIKQHREEIEADKFETRQFKKEELASTQNLEEMIQEVRESSEPSDQVDDSDLVAEGSIEEVDNEETTQFVPPLQDEESAEIEPLVLTETEPKQINEEQEEEAYTPLSRSTQTEPETGSKKKAVIIIIASVVAAILVLAGTYYVYRQVSRSNQEIQSSQAASSDDQGTPTALKDFNDLYDTFYTDANKTALKNSQFDKLSQLKTLLDKLEGSRDYTLAKSKYDSLATQIKAIQDVNALFESPAITDGVLDTNAKAKSDAKFTEIKTGNTELDKLLDQAISLGKSQQTSASSSSSSTSQASSSSATESNASSTTPSTSTTTPARDTNGGLSGDGVNLQRSASRVPYNQSAVDDSNNPAWTFADGVLEQILATSRARGYITGNQYILERVNIVNGNGYYNLYKPDGTYLFTLNCKTGYFVGNGSGHADDLDY; encoded by the coding sequence ATGAGTAAGAAAAGACGTGATCGTCATAAAAAAGGACATCAAGAACCACAATTCGACTTTGACGAAGCAAAAGACTTGACTGTTGGTCAAGTCATTCGTAAGAATGAAGAGGTTGAAGCAGGAGTATTGCCTGAGGACAATATCTTAGACAAATACATCAAACAGCACCGTGAGGAAATCGAAGCTGACAAGTTTGAAACTCGTCAGTTTAAAAAAGAAGAGCTAGCTTCTACTCAAAACCTCGAGGAAATGATCCAAGAAGTTCGTGAATCAAGTGAACCTTCTGATCAGGTAGACGATTCAGACCTGGTTGCTGAGGGATCTATTGAAGAGGTAGATAATGAAGAGACTACTCAGTTTGTTCCACCACTTCAAGATGAAGAAAGTGCTGAAATAGAGCCTCTCGTTTTAACAGAAACAGAGCCCAAGCAAATAAATGAGGAACAAGAAGAGGAGGCCTATACACCTCTATCACGTTCGACTCAAACAGAACCTGAAACAGGATCTAAGAAGAAAGCTGTCATCATCATCATTGCTTCAGTGGTCGCTGCAATCCTTGTGCTTGCTGGAACATATTATGTCTACCGTCAAGTATCTCGTTCAAACCAAGAGATCCAGTCTTCTCAAGCAGCCTCTTCGGATGATCAAGGAACACCAACCGCTTTGAAGGACTTCAATGATCTCTATGATACTTTCTATACGGATGCTAATAAGACAGCTCTGAAAAACAGCCAGTTTGATAAATTGAGCCAACTGAAAACCTTGCTAGATAAGTTAGAAGGTAGCCGTGATTATACACTTGCTAAGTCAAAATACGATAGCCTAGCAACTCAAATCAAGGCCATTCAAGATGTCAATGCCCTCTTTGAAAGTCCAGCTATTACTGATGGTGTCTTGGATACCAATGCTAAGGCCAAATCAGATGCTAAGTTCACGGAAATTAAAACGGGAAATACAGAGCTTGATAAACTGTTAGATCAGGCGATTAGTCTTGGTAAGAGTCAACAAACCAGTGCTTCCAGCTCAAGTTCTAGCACGAGTCAAGCAAGCTCAAGTTCAGCTACAGAAAGCAATGCAAGCAGTACGACACCTTCAACAAGCACTACGACACCGGCTAGAGATACAAATGGTGGTTTGTCTGGCGATGGGGTTAATCTTCAAAGAAGTGCTAGTCGTGTACCCTACAACCAATCAGCTGTAGACGATAGCAACAATCCTGCCTGGACGTTTGCAGATGGTGTATTGGAACAAATCCTAGCAACCTCACGTGCTCGTGGCTATATAACTGGCAACCAATACATTCTCGAACGTGTCAATATTGTAAACGGAAACGGCTATTACAACCTCTACAAACCAGATGGAACTTACCTATTCACCCTCAACTGTAAGACTGGTTACTTTGTAGGGAATGGTTCTGGTCACGCTGATGACTTGGACTACTAG
- a CDS encoding THUMP domain-containing class I SAM-dependent RNA methyltransferase, whose amino-acid sequence MKEQFNLIATAAAGLEAVVGREVRDLGYDCQVENGRVRFQGDVKAIIETNLWLRAADRIKIVVGSFPAKTFEELFQGVFALDWENYLPLGARFPISKAKCVKSKLHNEPSVQAISKKAVVKKLQKHYARPEGVPLMETGPEFKIEVSILKDVATVMIDTTGSSLFKRGYRTEKGGAPIKENMAAAILQLSNWYPDKPLIDPTCGSGTFCIEAAMIARKMAPGLRRSFAFEGWNWVSDRIIQEVRTEAAKKMDRELELDIMGCDIDARMVEIAKANAQAAGVAGDITFKQMRVQDLRTDKINGVIISNPPYGERLSDDAGVTKLYAEMGQVFAPLKTWSKFILTSDEAFESKYGSPADKKRKLYNGTLKVDLYQYFGQRVKRQEVK is encoded by the coding sequence ATGAAAGAACAATTTAATTTAATCGCAACTGCTGCGGCGGGTCTTGAGGCTGTCGTTGGACGAGAGGTGCGAGACCTGGGTTATGATTGCCAGGTTGAAAATGGGCGTGTCCGCTTCCAAGGAGATGTGAAGGCAATCATCGAGACCAATCTTTGGCTTCGAGCAGCGGATCGCATCAAGATTGTAGTCGGAAGCTTTCCAGCTAAGACCTTTGAAGAGCTCTTTCAAGGAGTTTTTGCTCTAGATTGGGAAAACTATCTCCCGCTAGGAGCACGTTTCCCGATATCAAAGGCAAAATGTGTGAAGTCTAAACTCCACAACGAACCCAGTGTTCAGGCTATTTCTAAGAAGGCTGTTGTAAAGAAATTACAAAAACACTATGCCCGTCCAGAAGGAGTTCCCTTGATGGAAACTGGTCCCGAGTTTAAGATTGAGGTATCTATCCTGAAAGATGTGGCAACGGTCATGATTGACACGACAGGCTCCAGTCTCTTTAAACGTGGTTATCGTACGGAAAAGGGTGGAGCGCCGATCAAGGAAAATATGGCAGCGGCCATTTTACAACTATCTAACTGGTATCCAGACAAGCCCTTAATTGATCCGACCTGTGGTTCAGGAACTTTCTGTATCGAGGCGGCTATGATTGCCAGAAAAATGGCTCCAGGCCTTCGCCGTTCCTTTGCTTTTGAGGGATGGAACTGGGTCAGTGATCGGATAATCCAGGAAGTTCGCACAGAGGCGGCTAAGAAAATGGATCGTGAACTTGAGCTGGACATCATGGGCTGTGATATAGATGCTCGCATGGTGGAAATTGCCAAGGCAAATGCTCAAGCAGCAGGTGTCGCAGGTGATATCACCTTTAAGCAAATGCGGGTACAGGACTTGCGCACAGACAAGATTAATGGCGTTATCATTTCCAATCCACCATATGGGGAACGCTTGTCTGATGATGCAGGAGTTACCAAGCTCTATGCTGAGATGGGACAGGTTTTTGCACCACTGAAAACGTGGAGTAAGTTTATCCTGACGAGTGACGAAGCTTTTGAAAGCAAGTACGGAAGTCCAGCTGATAAAAAGCGAAAACTCTATAATGGGACCTTAAAAGTGGATTTGTATCAATACTTTGGTCAGCGTGTCAAACGCCAAGAGGTAAAATAG
- the gpsB gene encoding cell division regulator GpsB, which translates to MASIIFSAKDIFEQEFGREVRGYSKAEVDEFLDDVIKDYETYAALVKSLRQEIADLKEELSRKPQVAPTQPDSIEVTASTSMTNFDILKRLNRLEKEVFGKQILDNQDL; encoded by the coding sequence ATGGCAAGTATTATATTTTCAGCGAAAGATATTTTTGAACAAGAATTTGGACGTGAAGTACGTGGATACAGCAAAGCAGAGGTCGATGAATTCCTAGACGATGTGATTAAGGACTATGAAACCTACGCAGCTTTGGTCAAATCCCTTCGTCAAGAGATTGCTGATTTGAAGGAAGAATTATCTCGTAAACCACAGGTGGCTCCAACTCAACCAGACTCTATTGAAGTAACAGCTTCTACTTCAATGACAAACTTTGATATTTTGAAACGCTTAAATCGTCTCGAAAAAGAAGTATTTGGTAAGCAAATCTTAGACAACCAAGATTTATAA
- a CDS encoding DUF1273 domain-containing protein produces MTSALILGYSAFDLGLFNDKDIRVDIIKTAIRRDLERLAEDGVTWLVFTGTLGFEYWALQVAKDMKADYGFQLATIFDFETHGSNWNEANQAKLSEFKQVDFVKYAYPQYEHKGQLRDYQKFLLENTDTCYLFYDEENETKLRYFYQMMKNQADYVTRRLTFEDLNEIVENFSEK; encoded by the coding sequence ATGACATCAGCCTTGATTTTAGGCTATTCAGCCTTCGACCTTGGTCTCTTTAATGACAAGGATATTCGCGTTGATATTATCAAAACAGCTATTCGGAGAGACTTGGAACGTCTAGCAGAGGATGGGGTGACCTGGCTTGTCTTTACAGGGACCTTGGGCTTTGAGTACTGGGCGCTTCAGGTGGCAAAAGACATGAAAGCAGACTATGGATTTCAACTGGCGACCATTTTTGATTTTGAAACCCATGGCAGTAATTGGAATGAAGCAAATCAAGCGAAATTGAGTGAGTTCAAGCAGGTTGATTTTGTCAAATACGCCTATCCACAATATGAGCACAAGGGACAATTACGCGATTATCAGAAATTTCTGCTGGAAAATACAGATACTTGTTACCTTTTTTACGACGAAGAAAACGAAACCAAGTTACGATATTTTTACCAAATGATGAAAAATCAAGCGGACTATGTTACAAGAAGATTAACATTTGAGGACTTGAATGAAATAGTAGAAAATTTTTCTGAAAAGTAA
- the recU gene encoding Holliday junction resolvase RecU, whose translation MVNYPHKISSQKRQAPLTQTKNFANRGMSFEKMINATNDYYLSHGLAVIHKKPTPIQIVRVDYPQRSRAKIVEAYFRQASTTDYSGVYDGYYIDFEAKETRQKHAIPMKNFHLHQIQHMEQVLAQQGICFVLLHFSSQQETYLLPAIDLIRFYHQDKGQKSMPLGYIRENGYRIEPGAFPQIPYLDIIKEHLLGGKTR comes from the coding sequence ATGGTCAACTATCCACATAAAATTTCATCTCAAAAGAGGCAAGCACCCCTGACACAAACTAAAAATTTCGCAAATCGGGGAATGTCTTTTGAAAAGATGATCAATGCTACGAACGACTACTATTTGTCGCATGGGTTAGCTGTTATTCACAAGAAACCGACTCCCATCCAAATCGTACGTGTCGACTATCCCCAACGAAGTCGTGCCAAGATTGTTGAAGCCTACTTTAGACAAGCTTCAACTACTGACTATTCAGGGGTTTATGATGGATACTACATCGACTTTGAAGCAAAGGAAACCAGGCAAAAACATGCGATTCCGATGAAGAATTTTCATCTCCATCAGATCCAGCATATGGAACAAGTCCTTGCCCAGCAAGGAATCTGCTTTGTACTTCTTCACTTTTCTTCTCAGCAAGAAACCTACTTATTGCCGGCTATTGACCTCATCCGTTTCTATCATCAAGATAAGGGACAGAAGTCAATGCCACTTGGATATATTCGAGAAAATGGATATCGGATTGAGCCTGGTGCCTTTCCTCAAATTCCCTACCTCGACATTATCAAAGAACATTTACTAGGTGGTAAAACAAGATGA
- the pbp1a gene encoding penicillin-binding protein PBP1A: MNKQTFLRIAKYVSISLLTVFIAAVMLGGGLFLYYVSKAPELSESKLVATTSSKIYDSNDELIADLGSERRVNAQANEIPTDLVNAIVSIEDHRFFNHRGIDTIRILGATLRNLRGGGGLQGASTLTQQLIKLTYFSTSTSDQNLSRKAQEAWLAVQLEQKATKQEILTYYINKVYMSNGNYGMQTAAQSYYGKDLKDLSIPQLALLAGMPQAPNQYDPYSHPEAAQERRNLVLSEMKGQGYITAEQYEKAINTPITDGLQSLKSANSYPPYMDNYLKEVIDQVEQETGYNLLTTGMDVYTNVDPKVQQHLWDIYNTDEYVNYPDDEMQVASTIVDVTNGKVIAQLGSRHQSSNVSFGINQAVETNRDWGSTMKPITDYAPALEYDIYDSTASIVHDVPYNYPGTDTPVYNWDRSYFGNITIQYALQQSRNVTAVETLNKVGLDRAKTFLNGIGIDYPDMHYANAISSNTTESDKKYGASSEKMAAAYASFANGGIYRKPMYINKIVFSDGSSKEFSDSGTRAMKETTAYMMTDMMKTVLAYGTGRGAYLPWLPQAGKTGTSNYTDDEIENYIKNTGYVAPDEMFVGYTRKYSMAVWTGYSNRLTPIVGDGFYVAAKVYRSMMTYLSEDDHPGDWTMPEGLYRSGEFVFKNGARSTWTTPAPQQAPSTESSSSSSESSTSQSSTTTPSTNNSANNNTNNQQPNTTPGQQNQNQNQNPQPAQP; this comes from the coding sequence ATGAACAAACAAACTTTTCTGCGAATAGCTAAATATGTCAGTATCAGTCTCTTAACTGTATTTATCGCAGCTGTAATGCTTGGTGGAGGTCTCTTCCTCTACTATGTTAGCAAGGCTCCAGAACTTTCTGAAAGTAAACTAGTCGCTACAACGTCAAGTAAGATCTATGATAGCAATGACGAGCTTATCGCTGATCTTGGATCGGAACGTCGGGTCAATGCTCAAGCAAACGAAATACCGACCGATTTGGTCAACGCTATTGTTTCAATTGAGGACCATCGCTTCTTTAATCACCGAGGAATCGACACGATCCGTATCCTAGGTGCTACCCTACGAAACCTTCGTGGGGGGGGAGGTCTGCAAGGAGCTTCAACCTTGACGCAGCAGTTGATTAAATTAACTTACTTCTCTACGTCAACTTCTGACCAAAACCTTTCTCGTAAGGCTCAGGAGGCATGGCTCGCCGTTCAGCTAGAACAAAAAGCGACTAAACAAGAGATCTTGACCTACTACATCAACAAGGTTTACATGTCAAACGGTAACTACGGAATGCAGACAGCTGCCCAAAGTTACTATGGCAAGGATCTCAAAGATTTAAGTATTCCTCAACTGGCTCTCCTTGCCGGTATGCCTCAGGCTCCAAACCAGTATGATCCATACTCGCATCCAGAAGCTGCTCAAGAACGTCGTAATCTCGTCCTCTCTGAGATGAAGGGGCAAGGTTACATTACAGCTGAGCAATATGAAAAAGCAATTAATACTCCGATTACAGATGGACTTCAAAGTCTAAAATCGGCTAATAGCTATCCTCCATACATGGACAACTATCTCAAAGAGGTAATCGATCAAGTCGAACAAGAAACAGGCTACAACCTCTTAACGACTGGTATGGATGTCTACACCAACGTTGATCCTAAAGTTCAACAACATCTCTGGGATATCTACAATACTGACGAGTATGTCAACTATCCAGATGATGAAATGCAAGTAGCTTCAACAATCGTGGATGTGACAAACGGGAAAGTCATTGCTCAGTTAGGTTCTCGTCACCAATCAAGCAATGTTTCCTTCGGAATCAACCAAGCTGTTGAAACCAACCGTGACTGGGGTTCTACCATGAAGCCAATCACAGACTATGCTCCTGCCTTGGAGTATGACATCTACGATTCAACTGCTTCGATTGTACACGATGTTCCTTATAACTATCCTGGAACAGATACCCCTGTTTACAACTGGGATAGAAGTTATTTTGGAAATATCACCATCCAATATGCGCTCCAACAATCACGAAACGTTACAGCTGTAGAAACCTTGAACAAAGTCGGTTTGGATAGAGCCAAGACCTTCCTAAATGGAATCGGTATTGACTATCCAGATATGCACTATGCCAACGCGATTTCAAGTAACACGACTGAGTCGGACAAAAAGTATGGAGCAAGTAGCGAGAAAATGGCTGCTGCTTACGCTTCTTTTGCTAACGGTGGTATCTACCGTAAACCTATGTATATCAACAAGATTGTCTTTAGTGATGGCAGTTCAAAAGAATTCTCTGATTCTGGTACACGTGCTATGAAAGAAACGACAGCCTATATGATGACAGATATGATGAAAACCGTCTTGGCATACGGAACTGGTCGAGGAGCCTACCTCCCTTGGCTACCACAAGCTGGTAAAACTGGTACGTCAAACTATACAGATGATGAGATTGAAAACTACATTAAAAATACGGGTTATGTAGCTCCGGACGAAATGTTCGTTGGCTATACTCGTAAATATTCAATGGCAGTTTGGACAGGTTACTCAAATCGTCTTACTCCTATCGTTGGTGATGGCTTCTATGTTGCAGCTAAGGTCTACCGTTCAATGATGACTTATCTCTCCGAAGATGATCATCCTGGTGACTGGACTATGCCTGAGGGTCTCTACAGAAGTGGGGAATTCGTATTTAAAAATGGTGCTCGTTCTACATGGACTACACCTGCTCCACAGCAAGCCCCATCAACTGAAAGTTCAAGCTCATCATCAGAAAGCTCAACTTCACAGTCTAGTACAACTACTCCAAGCACGAATAATAGTGCAAACAATAATACCAATAACCAGCAACCAAATACAACGCCTGGTCAACAAAACCAGAACCAAAATCAGAATCCTCAACCAGCACAACCATAA